The region ATATTCTCCTGTTTATCATGGTTTGGGAggtaagttattttatttgttttatttatttttgaattggtAGGTCAATATTTTAGatagtttccttttgtttgttgttttggcatGAGTCTGCCCAGAAGCTACACCCAGCCCCTTCTGAGCATTTatatctgaaaagaaaagtaacGTCCCATAAACAAATCGATGTAAAAATGGTAAATCTGTTTTGTGGCTGCTTGATGTCTGATGaggatgaatgaatgagtgaatgaatacataaatataCTTCATTAATCCCAGAGGGAACTTCACATTTTAGTACAACCTGTTCAAGACAGGTGAAACTGCAGTCCATCACCCAGAGGGCAGCTGACACcctttttgttgtcatttggCCACACCTAGACATCCTTAAAATGAATAGAAGACTTGTTTAGGGTGGAGCTGACAGATGAGTTGTGTGATTTTATCTGGTGTTGTGGTCCATATCTAAACCACTACCACTGGTTCTGTTGCAGCCCTGGGCAATATCCCATATAGTCCATATAAAAAACCGCCACCATTGTTACTTATTATAATGTGGCTTGTTTTTACAGCACATACTATAAGATACAGAAAAACCTTTAGAACCTAATAAGGGCAGACTCAATTATCACATCTCTGAAAAATCAACAGTGAGATGCTGAATTACCTGTTTGATAtgacttttcagaaaaatcaaaacagaccAGTCACATATAATGCTGTTTGCGaagattaaaacataaacaatggatattcagttcagttcaattgcatttttatacacttctcaaaaaaataaagggaacacttaaacaacacaatataactccaagtaaatcaaacttctgtgaaatcaaactctCCACTTAGGAAgtaacactgattgacaatcaatttcacctgctgttgtgcaaatggaatagacaacaggtggaaattattggcaattagcaagacacactcaataaaggagtggttctgcagtctgcagtgctttcacactcgtggtagcatgagacggactccacaacccacacaagtggctcaggtagtgcagctcatccaggatggcacatcaatgcgagctgtggcaagaaggtttgctgtgtctgtcagcgtagtgtccagaggctggaggcgctaccaggagacaggccagtacaccaggagacgtggaggaggccgtaggagggcaacaacccagcagcaggactgctacctccgcctttgtgcaagaaggaacaggaggagcactgccagagccctgcaaaatgacctccagcaggccacaaatgtgcatgtgtctgcacaaacgattagaaaccgactccattaggatggtatgagggcccgacgtccacagatgggggttgtgctcacagcccaacaccgtgcaggacgcttggcatttgccagagaacaccaggattggcaaattcgccactggcgccttgtgctcttcacagatgaaagcaggttcacactgagcacatgtgacagacgtgacagagtctggagacgccgtggagagcggtctgctgcctgcaacatccttcagcatgaccggtttggcagtgggtcagtaatggtgtggggtggcatttctttggagggccgcacagccctccatgtgctcaccagaggtagcctgactgccattaggtaccgagatgagatcctcagaccccttgtgagaccatatgctggtgcggttggccctgggttcctcctaatgcaggacaatgctagacctcatgtggctggagtgtgtcagcagttcctgcaagatgaaggcattgaagctatggactggccagcccgttccccagacctgaatccgattgagcacatctgggacatcatgtctcgctccatccaccaacgtcacgttgcaccacagactgtccaggagttggcggatgctttagtccaggtctgggaggagatccctcaggagaccatccgccacctcatcaggagcatgcccaggcgttgtagggaggccatacaggcacgtggaggccacacacaatactgagcctcattttgacttgttttaaggacattacattaaagttggatcagcgtgtagtgttatttcactttaattttgtgtgtggctccaaatccaggcctccattggttaataaatttgatttccattgatgattttgttgtcagcacattcaactttgtacagaacaaagtattcaatgagaatatttctttcattcagatctaggatgtgttatttgagtgttccctttatttttttgagcagtgtattatGCCTAAAATAACTTGTGTTAGGTGAACATCATTTTTGGCATATTTAAGGTAAGATCAAAATTGCTGAAAGAAAGTTGTAGTAGATTATGGTTCTGCTAGAGGACTTAAAGGGGTCCAAGAAAAATTTGAAATCAGTTATCCGATTGTACAAAAACAGTCTGCAAATGGAGGACATGGAGATCAACTGCCTACATACCCAGATCTGGCCATCCATGTAAGTTTGCCCTGAGATTACACTGCAAGATGCAGAAGTCTTCAAAAATCCTAAAATGTTTACAGTCTTTTCCCattgttgaaatgtttgtgagaaaacatttttattttattttttacaagttttaGAAACTCAAATGTGTTTCAATGAACAAATAATCTTAAGGTAACCTACAGTGAACTGTAGACCCACCTCCCCACTGAATGGAGATGAACACAAAATGTGTTAGaggagaaaatgacaaaactttTTTGCCCCCACCCCCAAACCCCGCTCATGCTTTTCCTAACAAATTATGCCCCAAGAGCGCAGAGTCACATCGAGCACATATGGAAAGCGCCATGACATACACTCTGTTCCAGgcggtggcggtaatgcaccgaAACGTTGTTTGCCAGTCGccattaaacaaaaagaagaagtgcgAGTTGCTTCTTTTTAACAGGAAGTGACGCCATCACCGGGTGTGAAGGGGGCGTGTTGTTATAATCCTGTTATTTTGCTAGTTTCTGTCTTGAATACCTTCCAACTATCTATATTTATCGCAGTTTTTGGTTAGTGGGGAAGATATTTTAGCGTAATGCAAGCAGAAACTTGCTAACATTTAGAACAGTTTGTGTTTAACTTAGCCGAACAacgctagctagctagcaaagTATATTGTACGAACTACCAGTGCCatctttttgaaaaactttACTTTAAACCTTTTTGCCTTTCTTTTGGGAAACTTTATACGCTTTTACAAAATTTAACAGCTCTTATTAGCGGAAGGCTGCCATTAATGATGTCGTTAACAGAGGAGATCTTTACGGATGAGTTGCCCTGAGAACTGATCCTCTTTCAGATGAGTTGCTAGCCAAAATGTCCTGCAAATCAACTAAAGTGGCGCCCAGTGTTGATTTCGACCACAGCTGCTCAGATAGCGTGGAGTACTTGACGCTCAACTTTGGACCATTTGAGACAGTACACCGCTGGAGAAGACTCCCTCCATGTGATGAGTTTGTGGGAGCAAGGTAACTTTCTGCCAATCATCCTCAGATCATGActcatttcttttcctttaatcTTGTGTTCACCCGGAGTTTCTATTTATCTTCACACAGACGCAGTAAGCACACTGTTGTGGCCTACAGGGATGCCATATATGTGTTTGGAGGAGACAATGGGTGAGTTTTAGACTGACAGGTGAGGCTTCCGATTTTATGCACAACATCCAGAGTGTTTCAACTCTGCGCCTCCCAACAGGAAAAACATGCTGAATGATTTACTTCGCTTTGATGTCAAGGACTGCTCTTGGTGTCGGTAAGCCTGCTGCATCTGTATCAGAAACCTCCTTATATCAAGTACCtcgcaaaaatattcatattcctttgaactttttcacatcttgtcatTTTATAATCACAAACTTGAATAGTTTTCTTATGTGACAGATCAATTAAATTTTATCTCTGTCTATGTGTAATGGGTTGATGACCTGCTAGAACCTTAGTTCTGATCATTTGGTTGATGTCTGAATAAAGGCTTCCCAaaagcatgatgttgccaccaccatgtttcaacCTTAGGTTGATGTGTACAGTGTTAATTTCCCACTACAAACACCTGTCTGCTGTGCTCCTTGGTTtttattacacacaggtggactgaACTGActctatttattaaatatagGTACATAAATATATCAGATAAAAACACACGCATGCTCTAAACTACttgttgatcatttttaaacattgtatGCCTCTCTTTCCACACAGATTACTTTGCTTTGATCGGTCATATAAAATAccttaaagtttgtggttgtaataagatcaaaatgtcaaaatgtgtgAGGGGAATGAGACCTCCCACAAGACCTTGTGCTTCAACATGTGGTCTCAATATGTGTCACAGAGCTTTCACCACTGGAACTCCACCAGCTCCAAGATACCACCACTCTGCAGTGGTCTATGGCAGCAGCATGTTTGTCTTTGGTAACTTGGTTCTTcttatcagttttaaaaatatgtaatataatatttttgagTCCTCTAAGGGTCTACTTTTGTGTCCTGTCGTATTCCAGGGGGCTACACAGGAgatatttattcaaattcaaacttgaaaaacaaaaacgaccTTTTTGAGTACAAGTTTGCCACAGGACAGTGGACCGAGTGGAAGGTGGAGGGAAGGTAAACATTATTTGTATATATGGACTAGATTATTcaagaaaaatgtcattatgtgaatgttttattttactaatgtttgaatttattagtttgcattgaaagtccattaaaagggccaactttgcattattttgtaaataatgacactttaatgcaaagttggcacttttaatggactttcaatgcaactttaaaagcaactttgcattaaaagtgtcattatttactgaatgacacttcatgacaacattcataaagactccttcatgttcacgACAGGTGTTATTTCATGTTATTTCacgtttatgacagtgttacgtcagtcttatgcacaccccatcaaataaagtgttaccaattATTCTTATTTAGCTTACATTGCCTTACAGTTAAACTATTGTATTCTTTATAGGGTTACAGTACACACTACTCTTTATCTGTGTATTCTGTGACTTTGTTTCAGCTTGCCAGTGGCTAGATCTGCACATGGTGCCACAGTGTACAATGATAAGCTGTGGATTTTTGCTGGATATGATGGGAACGCCAGGTATGACTTTTTAGACTATTACTCTGATCTCACTCTCACTCTGATGTGCTGAATTATAATTCAGTgatgtttgctttttgtgtctAGGCTGAATGACATGTGGACAATCAGTCTGCAGGACCGAGAACATGCATGCTGGGAAGAGGTCTGTtcaattcttattttaaaataaataatcacaaatAAAACGTATAGAAATAATATTTCTCTTCATCTGCTTTCCTTTGACTTTGTGTCCACCAGATTGACCAGAGTGGGGAGATTCCTCCTTCTTGCTGTAACTTCCCTGTCGCTGTATGTCGGGATAAGATGTTTGTGTTCTCCGGTCAGAGTGGAGCCAAAATCACCAATAATCTGTTTCAGTTTGAGTTTAAAGGCCACATGtgagtatattttttttaaacaaagctcAAACATTAATGCGTCACATCTCTATAAAGTAGCCAACATCCTTGTTCTCAGGTGGACACGCATCCCAACAGAGCATTTACTGCGgggctctcctcctcctcctcagagaCGCTACGGACACACTATGGTCGCCTTTGACCGCCACCTTTATGTATTTGGAGGGGCTGCTGACAACACTCTGCCCAATGAGCTTCACTGTTATGATGTGGACTCTCAGACCTGGGAGGTGATTCACCCCAGTCAAGACAGTGAGGTATGAGTCCGGGTAATCCAGAACCTTTATGAGTATGGAAACATCTTTGTGTTTCCCAACTTAATTTGCTTCTCCCTTGCCTAAATAAAGGCATtattccttccttccctccatccatccatccttttctgtgttccttctttcttttcacatttgtttgtcctctttgttcttttttgcaaaacccaTGGTTATCATAATAGCCTACTCACTTACTGAATTTGCAATTAAGGAACTCCACAGattgttttttgcatttctgaAGTTCTCTTTAACTGGAGTTGAATTTCTCTTTTCTCACTCAGATGCCCAGTGGGAGACTTTTCCATGCTGCTGCTGTGATTCAAGATGCCATGTACATTTTTGGAGGGACCGTGGACAACAACGTACGCAGTGGGGAGATGTACAGATTCCAGGTAAGTGGAAATGATTGCTGGAATACTCTTAAACTTGCACCTGGATTTTATCCGCTACTTGCAAAGTCGATAACAGGCTGCTTCATAAATGCTTGTCTTGCAGTTCTCAAGCTACCCAAAGTGTACCCTACACGAGGATTATGGCAAATTGTGGGAGAACCGTCAGTTCTGTGATGTGGAGTTCATTTTGGGAGAGGTGTGTGAGGCTGAAGTGATTCTTCCAAATTCATGATTGAAATTAAATCTTGGCTTCTCTTTAGTCCAACTTTTTTCAGTGGTTTatctttttgttattgtgttcacagagagaagagagagtCTTGGGGCACATAGCCATAGTTACTGCGAGGTGTCAGTGGCTGCGGAAGAAAATCCTGCAGGCCCGAGACAGGCAGCGACAGGTCAGAGTCACAAACATCACATGTTTcaggaaatcattttaaatccacAAAGTGAGCTAAAATCTAGCTTCTTTATTGCATTTAAGATACAAAATAGCTGTGAATTGTAATTAAGGTGCAATGGCAAGCTGTTAGTGGGACAATTACTAGTCATGCTCTCCACAAATGGAAGATGAAAAGAAGAAAGCCATTATATAAAAACCTAAGATGTCCGGCACTCAGTTGAAAATCTGTGACCAGAATTTCAATTTGTTGTTTACTGAAACTCTCCTTCTAATCTCACTGGAGTTTGAGATATTCTACAGGGAGGAACGAACAAAATTCTTTAAAGGAAACTTGTTTAAAGCTATACATTTTTGGTTTGTAAAATGCGCTATGGGAATCCACAAAAGTGCTCCATGTTAATGATGATCCACTTATGTCTGTCtcattttaactgtattttccTGTACCGACTTTTATAACAAGTTAACAGCCCAGTTACTCTTTGTGCATATGAAGCTGTGAAGTGATTTTCTTTATCCTAACTACTCCTAGCTATGGTGACATTTAGTTAGCCTTTCTGTACAGAACAGTCACAGCAACAAGCGTATGGAGCACTAGTTTTAACAATTCATATTTAAGTAATAAATTGTGTTATTAATATGGTGGGGAAATGCtgaaaaaatgttgcatgaCTTCTTGTTTAGCAGAGGACCAAACGTGAGAGCAGTGAGGAAAGTGATGAGGGAGCAGCTGGAGGCCCAAGAGATGTCCCAGCAGGCAGTAAGCCATCGGGCACACAGCCCCTGCTAGAGGTATCCATCAGGGAAGCAGAAGCTCAGCCTTTCGAAGTCCTAATGCAGTTTCTCTATACTGACAAGATTCAGTACCCTCGCAGAGGTACACCTAAACTTTCCCTGTTTGGATACTAAATCCAGCAATGTGCTACTAAGAGTATTTATATATTCCTGTATCTACTCGCAGGCCATGTCCAGGACGTTCTTCTGATAATGGACGTGTACAAACTCGCTCTAAGTTTTAAGCTTTCACGACTGGAGCAGCTTTGTGTGCAGTACATCGAGGCGTCTGTAGATCTGCAGAatgttctgagtgtttgtgagAACGCCAACAAGCTGCAGCTGGACCAGCTCAAGGTACAGcccagattttaaaaaaaccaacaacttaaaaacaccaaatgtaAATCACTCTTCTAGTGACCTCTAGTGGTTGTAGTTCAGTGGAgctttaacttgactttttcagtttcacacCAACAAACCagtctgtctttattttgttcatgttaGTCTTTATTACCAGATAAGCAAGGAAAAGGTAACTTTTTACCctaattcaaaaaaaaaatcttctcttCTCCAGGAGCACTGTCTCAACTTCGTAGTGAAGGAATCCCACTTTAATCAGGTGATCATGACCAAAGAGTTTGAGCATCTTTCCACTCCACTGATAGTGGAGATAGTGCGGCGGAAGCAGCAGCCCCCCCCCAGAGTGTATTCAGACCAGCCAGTGGACATCGGGACGTCTCTGGTGCAGGACATGAAGGCCTGCCTGGAGGGAGGAGGACTGGAGTTCTGCGACATTATTCTGCTGTTAGACGGACATCCTCGGCCTGCACACAAAGCCATACTTGCAGCTCGATCCAGGTACTTCGAACTCTAATTACCTGTGACAAGACCAACATGTTGGCAGTTCTCTTACCTGTGGAACCTTTTTACTTTATTGCATATTATGTAATTAGACCTAGCAAAAGTACTTTATaaatgtaaagtggaaggaaaatgatgcatgactttaggaaaaaaatggagTCAATACTGTGTAGGGCTGCCTGTCACCAGTTAAAGATGCGCAATTTATGAATCATGTCACCAGAATCTGTGCTCTTTTTGCACACTTATTGATTGGAGTTAATTGGATTTAGTTctgcactttgactaggccattgcaGCTCTGATTGTGTTCACCATGATGCTCTCACAGCCACGTTTCACAGTGGAGATGGTGTATTTATGCATTTAGTTGAATCTTCTCAGGCAACTTCTGAAGGCAGAGAGTCGTTCACacttttatttaggggtatcagatcCCAGAGAGTATATACATGGATGCCACCCTTCAGACTtgcatttgtaaataattttgaaaaccatcCATAATATTCCTTCCACTTAACAATTACACTCTACTGTGTGTCAGTAGGTCAAAttaaatcccagtaaaatacttGGATGTATCATGAAAACTTTCAAGGAgtgttaaaagttatttttggcACCACGCATCTGGACAAGAGTGCATTTTTTACTGACCATCATTGTTTTCCAGACTGATATCTTGT is a window of Xiphophorus hellerii strain 12219 chromosome 12, Xiphophorus_hellerii-4.1, whole genome shotgun sequence DNA encoding:
- the lztr1 gene encoding leucine-zipper-like transcriptional regulator 1 isoform X1 — translated: MSCKSTKVAPSVDFDHSCSDSVEYLTLNFGPFETVHRWRRLPPCDEFVGARRSKHTVVAYRDAIYVFGGDNGKNMLNDLLRFDVKDCSWCRAFTTGTPPAPRYHHSAVVYGSSMFVFGGYTGDIYSNSNLKNKNDLFEYKFATGQWTEWKVEGSLPVARSAHGATVYNDKLWIFAGYDGNARLNDMWTISLQDREHACWEEIDQSGEIPPSCCNFPVAVCRDKMFVFSGQSGAKITNNLFQFEFKGHMWTRIPTEHLLRGSPPPPQRRYGHTMVAFDRHLYVFGGAADNTLPNELHCYDVDSQTWEVIHPSQDSEMPSGRLFHAAAVIQDAMYIFGGTVDNNVRSGEMYRFQFSSYPKCTLHEDYGKLWENRQFCDVEFILGEREERVLGHIAIVTARCQWLRKKILQARDRQRQQRTKRESSEESDEGAAGGPRDVPAGSKPSGTQPLLEVSIREAEAQPFEVLMQFLYTDKIQYPRRGHVQDVLLIMDVYKLALSFKLSRLEQLCVQYIEASVDLQNVLSVCENANKLQLDQLKEHCLNFVVKESHFNQVIMTKEFEHLSTPLIVEIVRRKQQPPPRVYSDQPVDIGTSLVQDMKACLEGGGLEFCDIILLLDGHPRPAHKAILAARSSYFEAMFRSFMPEDGQVNISIGEMVPSKQAFESMLRYIYYGDVNMPPEDSLYLFAAPYYYGFSNNRLQAYCKQNLEMNVTVENVLQILEAADKTQALDMKKHCLHIIVHQFIKVSKLPNLRSLSQLLLLDIIESLATHISDKQCAEMGSDI
- the lztr1 gene encoding leucine-zipper-like transcriptional regulator 1 isoform X2, which encodes MSCKSTKVAPSVDFDHSCSDSVEYLTLNFGPFETVHRWRRLPPCDEFVGARRSKHTVVAYRDAIYVFGGDNGKNMLNDLLRFDVKDCSWCRAFTTGTPPAPRYHHSAVVYGSSMFVFGGYTGDIYSNSNLKNKNDLFEYKFATGQWTEWKVEGSLPVARSAHGATVYNDKLWIFAGYDGNARLNDMWTISLQDREHACWEEIDQSGEIPPSCCNFPVAVCRDKMFVFSGQSGAKITNNLFQFEFKGHMWTRIPTEHLLRGSPPPPQRRYGHTMVAFDRHLYVFGGAADNTLPNELHCYDVDSQTWEVIHPSQDSEMPSGRLFHAAAVIQDAMYIFGGTVDNNVRSGEMYRFQFSSYPKCTLHEDYGKLWENRQFCDVEFILGEREERVLGHIAIVTARCQWLRKKILQARDRQRQRTKRESSEESDEGAAGGPRDVPAGSKPSGTQPLLEVSIREAEAQPFEVLMQFLYTDKIQYPRRGHVQDVLLIMDVYKLALSFKLSRLEQLCVQYIEASVDLQNVLSVCENANKLQLDQLKEHCLNFVVKESHFNQVIMTKEFEHLSTPLIVEIVRRKQQPPPRVYSDQPVDIGTSLVQDMKACLEGGGLEFCDIILLLDGHPRPAHKAILAARSSYFEAMFRSFMPEDGQVNISIGEMVPSKQAFESMLRYIYYGDVNMPPEDSLYLFAAPYYYGFSNNRLQAYCKQNLEMNVTVENVLQILEAADKTQALDMKKHCLHIIVHQFIKVSKLPNLRSLSQLLLLDIIESLATHISDKQCAEMGSDI